A segment of the Vibrio sp. YMD68 genome:
GGCGACAACTGGGCCGATGATTCTCCTCGCTGTAAAGAGCTACTGGTTAATCAACTCTTACCGACTTGTCAGTACTACTCCTACATCGAGATCACGAGGCGTTCTCATCAAACTCTTTGGCATGAATACGAAAAGCTTGCACAGCAATTTGACAATTTTGCGATGAAAAATATTAAAACCGTTGATGACATCTTCCCCATATTTCGGGAACTCTTTCAAAAAGAATCAACTTAGGGGAACGTGCCCATGGCGACTCAAGCAAAAACAGAAACATCAAAAAAAAGTAAGTCAAAAGATAAGATGCTCCCTGACGGCCCCGACTGGACGTTCAACTTATTAGAGCAATACCACGTTGAGATAAAACGCGTCGCACAGCATTATCGACTCGACACATACCCAAATCAAATCGAAGTGATTACCTCCGAGCAAATGATGGACGCCTACTCAAGTATCGGTATGCCCATTAACTATAATCACTGGTCTTTTGGTAAGAAGTTTATCCAGACCGAACAAGGCTATAAACATGGCCAAATGGGCCTTGCTTATGAGATTGTGATTAATTCAAACCCTTGTATCGCTTATTTGATGGAAGAGAATACTGTTACTATGCAAGCGCTCGTCATGGCTCATGCGTGTTATGGTCACAACTCATTTTTTAAGGGCAATTACCTCTTTCAAACCTGGACAGACGCCAGCTCCATCATTGATTATCTATTGTTTGCAAAAAACTACCTAGCAGAGTGTGAAGAAAAATATGGGGTTCCTCAGGTTGAAGAGCTCCTCGACTCTTGCCATGCGCTTATGAACTATGGTGTGGATCGATATAAAAGACCTGAGAAGATCTCAATTGCAGAAGAGACGGCACGGCAGCAAGAAAGGGAAGCCTATCTACAATCTCAAGTTAACGAATTGTGGCGAACAGTACCAAAAACAGCCATAAAAGATGAAGATATGAAAGTAAGGTTTCCCAGCGAACCTCAAGAAAATATCCTCTACTTTATTGAGAAACACGCTCCACTCCTGGAACCCTGGCAACGAGAAGTCGTTCGTATCGTCCGTAAAATCAGTCAGTATTTTTATCCTCAAAAACAGACACAGGTAATGAATGAAGGATGGGCCACTTTTTGGCACTACACGATATTGAACCACCTATACGACGAGGGATTAGTCTCGGATAAGTTTATCCTTGAATTTCTGCACAGCCATACCAGTGTCGTAGCACAACCAGCATACAATAGCCCTCATTTTAGTGGCATTAACCCATACGCGCTTGGTTTTGCTATGTTTCAAGACATCAAACGTATCTGCGAAGACCCCACTGATGAAGATGTAGAATGGTTCCCTGACCTAGCAGGAAGTGATTGGTTAGACGCTGTTCATTTTGCAATGCATAACTTTAAAGACGAGAGCTTTATTAGCCAGTATTTATCACCTAAGTTAATGCGCGATTTTAAACTGTTTGCAATTAATGATGACGACCGAAAGAATTACATCGAAATCAGCGCGATTCACGACGATTCTGGTTATCGTCAAATTAGAGAAAAACTCGCCGCGCAATATAATTTGAGTAACCTAGAACCAAATATCCAAGTATTTAATGTCGATGTGCGTGGTGACCGATCTCTGACTCTCCAATACGTGCCACAAGATAGAGTGCCACTTGCTGACAACTATGAAGAGGTGCTGAAACATCTTTATCGAATATGGGGGTTTGACGTTATTTTAGAGGAAGTAAAAGAAACCGGTCGAAGAGAGATTTTGGCGGCGTGTCCACAGCGTCATGACTATGACGCTAAGATATGACTATGACGCTAAGATATGGCTACAACGTTAAGATATGGCTACAACGTTAAGATATAGCTGTCTCGTATCACCCAAGAATACTCACGTTCAACACAATGAGAATGGAATAGAATCACAGTAATACCAAACACAACTCATCAATAGAATGAGTCATGGAGCGTAAAGCGGTAGAACAAAGCGATAAAAAACAAAAAGGAGCAATCTTTGCTCCTTTTTAACTGCGCTCTTAGAAGCGTCTGTTCGATTCTAACCTAAAATCCCGCGGACTATCTCAAGATCTTCTGGCGTATCAACCCCCGCAGCTGGCGCCTCTTTTGCGATGTCGACATGAATCTTTTCGCCATGCCACAACACTCGTAACTGCTCTAAACATTCGATTCTTTCTAAAGCCGTAGGCTGCCAATGAATATACGTGTTAATAAATCCAGCACGATAAGCATAAATGCCAATATGGCGCAGTAAGGGTTGAACAATGGCTGGGTTAGCCTTAGAGAAAGCATCTCGGTCCCACGGAATCGATGCACGGCTAAAGTAGAGTGCATAACCCTCTTTGTCCGTAACAACTTTGACCGCATTCGGATTAAAGACTTCACTTTCATCTGAAATTTCCACCGCCAACGTCGCCATCGGAGCAACACTGTTCGCGAGGTTATTGGCTACCTGCTTAATAATTGAAGGAGGGATCAAAGGCTCGTCACCTTGAACATTCACCACAATATGGTCATCAGGGATGTTCATGACCTTAACGACTTCAGCTAGACGTTCGGTGCCAGACTCATGATCAGGCGATGTCATGCAGACCTGCCCACCAAAAGATAACACCGCCGCCTCTACACGACTGTCATCCGTCGCTATGATAACCTGCTCAGCACCAGCTTGAATGGCTTGCTCATAGACCCATTGAATCATAGGCTTCCCAGCAATATCGGCCAAAGGTTTACCAGGAAGACGGCTAGACTGAAATCGTGCTGGAATGACAACCGTAAATGACATTAACGTCCCTCTTCTGCTGAAATAGTACGAGCTTCAGGTTCGATTAAAACAGGAATACCTTCTTTAACTGGGTAAGCTAATCGGTCTAGCTTACAAATAAGTTCTTGGTTTTCTTTATCAAACGTGAGCTTTCCCTTACACACAGGGCAAGCGACAATCTCAAATAGACGATGATCCATATTGTTCCATTACCTCTTTTATTTTTTCCATAATACGCTGTTCGTTACCCATTTCAAACTCAGCAGAAACAGGTAAATACCACCATGTTTCAGTAGCAAAATCTCGACACTTGACGGCATCTTTCTCTGTCATGATCAGGTTTGAGCCATATTGACTTAGCGTATTTAACTCTTGTTGTTGATACGCTTGATGATCAGCAAACCCTTGGGTTTTTATTAGCTTCGCATCAAGTTGTTTTAATGTACTAAAAAACCTAGGTGGATGGCCTATCCCAGCAAATGCTACGAGCTTTTCTAATGTACTCACACAGGCACGCTCTCCGGTGACCAAGTTAATGGCCTCTGATGGCATCAACGTCATGCCAATTTCACTCTTTTGAGGTTGACCACCATTAGTAATAACAAAGTCGACTTCCTCAAGGCGAGAGGGTTTTTCCCTTAATGGCCCTAATGGGATCAACTGTTCATTGCCAAAACGCCTAATACCATCAACAATGACAAACTCAATATCTCGCTCAAGCGCGTAGTGTTGAAGTCCATCGTCTGTAATGATGATATCTACCCCTTCGGGAAGCAAAGCTTTTACTGCTTCCGCACGTACTGGCGACACAGCAACAGGCGCTTGGGTTCTTTGTTTGATTAACTTGGGCTCATCACCACAATGCGCGGTCGGCGTTGAGCTTTCAACGATCAACGGATAGTTGGGGGCTTTCGCTCCGTACCCTCTGGACACCACACCCGGTTTAAATCCTTGCTGTTTTAGCTTTTCAACCAGCCAAATGACCACGGGAGTTTTCCCATTCCCACCCGCGGTAATATTCCCTACCACCACCACAGGAACTGGCGCGCGATAGCGTTCTTTACGACCATCGTCAAACGCACATCGACGCTTAGTGCTTATGTATAGAAATAACTGACTTAACGGCCATAATAATGGCCAAAGCAAATATTTTAACGGATGATTATGGAACCAGATCTTTTCAATCACAGGTTACTCACCAAACTGAATTCGATGCAGCTGTGCATAAGCACCATCTTGAGCCAATAACTCTTTATGAGGGCCACGCTCAATAATTTCTCCCTCATCCACAACCAAAATCTCATCCGCTTCTTCAATCGTCGATAAACGGTGGGCAATGACGAGCACAGTTTTGTTTTTTTGCAACTCCTCTAGAGCCGCTTGAATAGCCCGCTCTGATTCTGTATCAAGCGCTGATGTGGCTTCATCCAATATGAGCACTGGAGCATCTCTAAGCAATGCACGCGCTATGGCGATGCGTTGGCGCTGACCACCAGAAAGACTCGTGCCATTTTCACCAATGATCGTGTCTAAACCATCATCTAAATTATTGATGAACTCCGTGGCATGAGCCAGTGTCGCGGCCTGTTCTATCTGAGCTCGAGTGTACTTTTCTTCAGCAGCATATGAGATGTTGTTGGCAATCGTGTCGTTAAACAAATGCACATTCTGGGACACCAATGCAAAATGCGTCCTTAGGTTGGTCAGCTTGTAATCGCGAACGTCATGCCCATCCAGTTTTATCGAGCCGGAATCCACATCATAGAATCGAGTAAACAGATTCGCGATGGTACTTTTACCTGACCCCGAACGCCCAACTAAGGCGACCGTTTTTCCGGGTGGAATCGTAAAACTGACGTTGGTTAACGCGGGTTTTTCTTTGCCTTGATAGGTGAAGGTCACGTCATCGACCTCGACTAAACCCTTCACTTTCTTAACGTCTAACTGCCCCTTGTCACGTTCAGTTTCTAAATCCATTAACGAGAACAACGTTTGGCAAGCCGCCATACCTCTTTGGAATTCAGAAGTGACATTGGTTAGAGATTTTAGCGGACGCATTAATCCGAACATAGCGGAGAAAATAACGGTAAAGGTTCCCGGTGTCAGCTCCGCGCGAATTGAATCAACGCTGGCCAGAAATAAAACGGCCACTAAAGCAACCGAGGCGATAAGTTGTATTACTGGGTTGGCGACGGCTTGAGCAGCCACGAGCTTCATGGTCTGCTGACGCATTTGATTACTGACACTATCAAAGCGTTCGCGCTCCACTTCTTGTCCACCATAGCTCAGAACAACCTTGTGCCCTTTAAGCATTTGTTCCGCAGAGGAACTCACACTTCCCATGCTGGTTTGCATATTCTTCGATATTTTTCTAAAGCGTTTAGAAATAATACTGATGCCCCAAGCCACGAAAGGAGCAACAATAAACAGCACTAATGAAAGCTTCCAACTGTTCCAAAACATCAAAGTCAGCAGGCCGATAATGCTTGCCCCTTCTCGTACAATGCTCACCAGTGCACGGCTTGTCGCACCCGCCACTTGTTCAGAATCGTAGGTAATTCGAGACAACAAAGCCCCTGTCGACTCTTTATCGAAAAATGAAACGGGCATGTGCATAAACTGATGGAATATCTTACGGCGCATTAGCATAACGACGTTGCCAGATACCCAACTCAAACAATAAGTAGAAATAAAACCGCTTAAACCTCGAATCACCATCATGCCAAAAATGATGATGGGTAAAATGCGTAAAAAGTCTGATTCTGTACTGCCAAAACCTTCATCCAATAAGGGTTTTAGCAAAGAAAGCATGTACGTGTCTGCGACAGCATTAATAATTAGAGCGACAACGGCAACAGCGAGACCTGCTTTGTAGAGTCGAATATAAGTCCATAATCGCTTAAAGGTTTGCAGCGTGGTTTCATCTGTAGTTGTCGACATAAAAGTGCTTAATTTTGAATGCAATATTGCTTCTATTCTACTCCGTTACGCAGCATCTGCCTATACCAGCGTGTGCCTTCTCTTTCACGAATCGTCGAAACTTGCCACATATTGTCAATCACCTTGACCGTTATTTGCCCATGCTGACCAGTATCTAACCAGTCACTGTTATGTTCTTGATAACGATTGACAACCGACTCATTCGGCAGATTCCAGCGACCACCTTTTGCCAGAGATGCAATCGCCACTTTTGCTTGCACATTCTCTATAAACTTGGAGGTTGATGAAGTACGGCTACCATGATGAGGAACAATGAGCACATCGCTGGGTAATGTTTTAGGCTCTCGGATAAGCAACCACTCAACCATTGCGTCAATATCTCCCGTCAGCAACAGACTAAAAGCGGCATTCTCATCGGTTACACGAATCACACAAGAGTGAGGATTGTACGCTCTCTTTACTTGAGAAATAGGCCATAAAACCTCAAACTTCAGACCTTGCCAAAACCAGTCCATACCCTTCACGCACGGTTGATAACCGCCTAAAGTCTGAGGCGACCATTTGAACAAAGGCAACATGTGTCTCTCCAGCTCTCCTCGTCCACCAGCGTGATCGGCATCAAGATGGCTGAGTATCAATCCGTCTAGTTGGTTTATTCCTCGTCTTTTTAGAGTCGGAATGATCAAGGATTCAGCAATAGAGCCATCCTCCCATCGGTTACCTGTGTCATACACCACCGCCCGGCCCTCTTTTTCAATCAATACCGCAAGCCCGTGTCCAACATCCAACACATCGACACGCCATTGATTGGAATGATTCGGTTGGTCCCATTCATAAAATACAGCACAAATCAAAATACCGCCCACCAGCACTCGTGCCTGTTGGTTCAAATAGGTGCCAATAAACGCGAAGGTAAACACTCCCACAAACATACCCACTTGAAAGCGCGAGAGCGACAACCAACTGAATGACGCATAACCAGAACTCCAATGCACAGGCATCAATACAAATTCCACGACCTGCCAACTCCACGCCGCTAAGCCAATATCCATCATGGTGAAAAACAGGGCAAGAAAAGTAAACGGAATCACGACAACACTAAACCAAGGAATAAATAGGATGTTATAAAGCACGCTACTGGCACTAAACCCACTAAATAGCACGGCAGTCATTGGCACCATCCAGATCACGATCAAAATCTGAACTTTCAATGCTGATAAAAACTGACTTCTATTCACTTTAGGTTTACTCAAGGCATAGATGACCATCGCAACCGCATAAAACGATAACCAGAAACTGCTCGATAACACTGAAAAGGGAGAAAAAATCAAGACGGCAGACATGGTAAGCAGCAGCTTTTTGAGTAACGGCTGTTTATTGGTCGACACAAGCAGCAATGCTCCTGTCAGGCACATGGCTAATGCCCGTTGGGTTGGAATACTAAAGCCGGCAAGCCATGCATACCCAATCGCCAGTATGCTACCGACCAGCCAAGGGAGCCAAAGAAGTGTGGGGGAAATTCGGCTTAACACCTTTCCAATATAAAAACCGACAACAAACATCACTCCGATATGTAAACCTGATATGGCGATAAGGTGGCTCAGGCCACTGTCTCGATAATTTTTCCACTGAGTTTTGGTGAGAAACAACCTCTCACCAAAGACCAAGGCCATGATTGGACCTTTAACCGCACTTTGGTCGACATAATCGAGTGTTCGTTGGTAAAGAGTTTGGCGGTAGGATTGTTGGCTGGTCACGACATAAGAACGATCAGATTTGATGGTTCCCCTAGCGACCCACCCCTTGACCAAATAGTGGGATTCCATATCAAAACCGTGCTCGTTTTTTCGTCCATAAATGGGCTTCACGACAACATGAGCCTGAAGAGTGTCGCCCAATTTTAAAGGCGCTGGGCTGACAAGGCGTATTGCAGGCTGCTCAAAAAATGACAATCTTTGACCATTGATTGTACTAACTAAAACCGTCCCCTCATAACCGTGACGTATTTGCTTAAAAAAGCTGTCAATTCGAGCATTTATGGTAATATCCACACCGTGTTTGAAAATGATATTCTGATGTTGTTGTAGTTGATGTCCTTCTATTAACACAGTGAATACTGCAAGGGAAATACCAAAGAATGGCCGTAACCTTCTATGCTTAATAGAGGCGATTACACACATAATGGAGACAATAGACCATTTCCAGTCAGGCAAAGATGGCCAAAACGGAGAACTTAAAACCGTTATAGAGAACGAAGATAACGTCCAGTAATTTATTAAGAGAGTCATATTTTCCTATGCCAAGAAAATTCATCAAACGTTTTATGCCTGACCACAGCGTGATTAAGCGTCAGAAGGCACTAAAAATTTTTGGCAATGTTCTGTATAACCCTAACCTCTGGTGTTTAAACCGCCGTTCAGCTGCGGGAGCCTTTGCCGTTGGCTTATTCATGGCGTTTGTTCCTTTACCTAGCCAAATGCTTTTGGCCGCTGGCCTCGCAATATCTTGTGGTGTGAACCTTCCTCTCTCTGTTGCCTTAGTCTGGATAAGCAATCCCATCACCATGCCCGTATTGTTTTATTGCGCTTACAAAGTCGGTGCGCTGGTCATGAACGTCCCACCTGAAGCTTTTCATTTCGAACTTAGCTGGGAATTTTTAATGCACCAAATGAACACCATGGGACCTCCTTTTCTTCTTGGGTGCCTCATCTGCGGTGTCATTGCAGCTATGATTGGTTACTTTGGTATTCGAGGCTTATGGCGTTATTCAGTAGTAAGAAGTTGGCGACAACGTAGATTACGCTAGCGATTTCAAACACAAAGGTACAATCGTATTCCGTAAACTGGCATTCATGTTTAGCCATCAGTGTATGACGAAGTAGACAAACAATGAAAAAGGACCACATGGGTCCTTTTTTCGTATTGCTAAGCACAACCTGTTTTCGGCTGTTTGACTTATTTTCAACCCGTTAACTCAAGCTGATAAAACGAGTCGACAAGGCCAAAAGGAGAGCTATTTCGCACTCAGCACACTCGCTGGATTCAGCTTACTCGCACGCGAGGCGGGATACCACGTTGCTAACAAACTTAGCATAATGGCAGTCATGGATACCAACACCACGTCATTCAACATAACTTGCGAAGGCAAAAAGTCGACAAAATAGATATCACCAGACAAAAACTGATGATCTAACAACGTCTCTAATGCGCCAATTATTGACGTCAGATTAAACGCAATAAAGACCCCAATAACACTACCTGTAACACTGCCAAGCACTCCTGAAAAAACGCCTTGCCAAACAAATATTCGCTTAATTAGGCCATCAGTTGCACCCATGGTGCGTAGAATCGCTATTTCACCTGCTCGATCTTTTACCGCCATCATGAGTGTCGACACAATATTAAAACTTGCTACGCCAATAACGAGTACCATCACGAGATACATGATGGTTCTAACCAGTTGAATATCGCGATATAAGAATCCAAACTTTTGCTGCCAACTGCGAAGATACACATACTCTTCTAACTGGTTTCCTACACTACGAACAATGAAAGTCGCGTTGAGGACATCGTCGACCTTAATCGATACGCCAGTGACTTTATCACCAAGTTGCGCGTATTGCTGGGCATCTTCAAGCGGGATAATCGCCAGGTTATGGTCTATTTGTCCATTAAGTGTCAAGAGACCCGCTACCTTAACCCTAACGCGCTGTGGCGCTTGTACCTTTGTGGTCCCATTAATGACAGGTAGCATTAGAGTCAATGAGTCACCAACCTCAACGCCAATCGCTTGAGCGACGCCTTGACCTAGAATGATCTGCCCCCCCCCTGGATGGAAGGTTTCCCACACTTTCGCGTCAACAAATTCCATTAGACTTGACACTTCAGCTTCTAATGTAGGCTTAATACCTCGTACTTCCACCGCTTTTAACTGCGATCCTTTTTCAGCCAGTGCCGTCAATTTAATAAAAGGGGCAGCAGCCAAGACATTGTTATTCTCTTTAGCTTGTTCCACCATTTTTGGCCAGTCCTGAATGGGCTTTTGTACCCCTTCAAACTCGCCATGAGAAACAACCGACAGCACTCTATCTCGAAGCTCTCGTTCAAACCCGTTCATCGCTGACAGGCCGATAATAATCACTGCGACACCGACAGCAATGCCAATCGTTGATGACAGAGAAATGAACGACACCATTTTATTACGTTGCTTCGCGCGACTAAATCGGCCACCAATAAACAGCGAAAGTGAAGAAAACATTACTCGGCCTCGTCATCAATGAAAGACCCGTCTTGCACCAACAACCCATCTTGCATTTTAAGCTGCCTGTCCATCTTCGCCGCCAGTTCACTGTCATGTGTCACGACCAAAAAGGCGGTCCCCGATTCTTGATTCAGCTGGCGCATCAGATCATAAATCGACAATGCAGTCGCATGATCTAGGTTCCCTGTGGGCTCATCAGCCAAAACAAGGTCCGGTTTATTCACTAACGCACGCGCGATCGCGACTCGTTGACGTTCTCCACCGGACAGCTCTGATGGACGATGCCCAATGCGATGTGTTAACCCAACTTTATCAAGTAATGCCTTTGCTGCTGCATTCGCTTCACTACGCTTCATTCCGCCGATAAGTAAAGGCATCGCGACGTTTTCTAAAGCAGAAAAATCCGCAAGAAGATGGTGGAACTGGTAAACAAACCCAAGATGGCGATTGCGAATCTTTGCCTGTTTATTGGAGCTCAGTGCAGCCAAATTATGCTCGAGGAACGTCACGTTTCCTTCAGTGCAATCATCCAACGCGCCAAGGATGTGCAATAGAGTGCTCTTTCCCGATCCTGATGTTCCAATGATGGAGACTAACTCGCCTTTTTTTAGATCAAAACTGACGCCTTTGAGAACCTGCGTATCCAAAGAGCCGTCATGGTAGGTTTTACATACATTATGACATTGTAGAAGATTACTCATATCTTAAAGCCTCGGCGGGTTTGACGGATGATGCGCGGTACGAAGGAAACAAGGTGGCTAATAAACTCAGCACAACGGCTAAGACAACAACGATGAATATTTGCGATGGGTTGATCAATATGGGCAGCTGCCCTCCCACAGAAAATAGCGCAACGCCCATCGTTTCAAGAATCGTATTAAGGTTAACCGCAAGCAGCACGCCTAACGCCCCACCAGCCAGCGCCCCAATGACTCCGCTGCTCGCACCTTGAACCATAAATATAGCGAGGACTTGGTGATCGCTCATGCCCTGTGTTTTTAAGATGGCCACTTCCGATTGCTTTTCCATCACCACCATAATAAGGGCTGAAATGATATTGAACGCCGCCACACCGACAATCAGCCCTAGCATTAATCCCATCATGTTCTTTTCCATTTGAACCGCTTGAAACAATTCTCCTCGTTGCTCACGCCAGTCGCTCCAATGCCAGTTTTGAGGAAGCGCTTGTTTGGATAAATCGGCCACAACGAACGGGTCATCAAAAAAGAGACGCCATCCTGAAATCGTGTCGGGTGAATATCGTAGTAACCTAGCGGCATCCGACAAATGCGTGACCATCAACTGTGCATCAACATCGGACCCGGTGTTAAAAAGCCCCGCGACAGTAAAATTACGTTGGCTAGGTATGCGGCCAAAAGGGGTGTATTGGCTTGCGCTCGTCACCATAAGTCGGACTTTGTCACCGGTTGAAACGTTGAGCGAGCGGGCAAGGCTATGGCCAAGAAACACGTGGTAATCGCCTTGTTTTAGATCGGACAACCGCCCTGCAATTAAGTGTTGTTCTATCGGGTCATTCTCTTCGGGCAAGATGCCCAGCATCATTCCAGCGGTCAATTGAGAGGCGCTTTGGATAACCGCTTCACTGCGAACAATCGGTTCAGGGGCTTTTTGATCGGACATTTGAGAAATAAAACCTGGAATATCAGCAGTATGTTCAGTTTTATCATTATTTTGAGAAATGACCGCTTGGGGCAGTACGCCCAGAATGCGGCTTTTCAATTGCGCCTCAAACCCGTTCATGACCGAAAGAACCGTAATCAAAGACATAACACCAATAGTAATTCCAGCTGTCGACATGTAAGAGACAAATCGACTGAATCTATCACCGGATCGTCCCCTGAGGTAACGCAGACCGATATAGAACGAAATGGGAAGAGTCATAGTTAAAACCAAGATAAATTGAACCCCATACTTTAACGATTTACGTACTAAGGTTATAGCCCTAATTTGCTAAAAATAAGTTAATTGTACCCAATTACAGAGACATACCTTGATATGTTTGTAGCGATGGCGATAATCACAACTCAAGCATTACAAAATTCCTTCTATTGGCAATAATAAAAGGGGGACGATCGGCAATAAAAGGAGCTCTACTATGTCAGATCAGGCGTTTTTTTCCGTTCAACATAAGATGACGGCGAACATCGAGCCATTACCGGCAGAATTTGTCTTCCCTTCTAATGACGTCTTCGAGTCCGAGATCCCAACTCCTTTTATTGTATCGAGTGAATTTAGCCAACTTGATAAGCTTAACGAGTCTGCACGAATCGAGCTGACGAACAGTGATTTCAAACATGTTGTGCAACTGTTAGACACACAAAATTCTAAGCTTAACTTGCTGCTGACGTTCATGCTTTCTCAACAAGACGATGAACAGTTTCGTAATACAACCCATTCATTTGGCGCGAGCGTCTTTTCTTATTACAGCAAAGCTAAACTGGCGGTGGGGACAAAAACGCGTGTCAAATTATTCTTAGATCACCCGCCTGCTGCCATTTATTGTTACGGCGAAGTCAGT
Coding sequences within it:
- the lolE gene encoding lipoprotein-releasing ABC transporter permease subunit LolE is translated as MFSSLSLFIGGRFSRAKQRNKMVSFISLSSTIGIAVGVAVIIIGLSAMNGFERELRDRVLSVVSHGEFEGVQKPIQDWPKMVEQAKENNNVLAAAPFIKLTALAEKGSQLKAVEVRGIKPTLEAEVSSLMEFVDAKVWETFHPGGGQIILGQGVAQAIGVEVGDSLTLMLPVINGTTKVQAPQRVRVKVAGLLTLNGQIDHNLAIIPLEDAQQYAQLGDKVTGVSIKVDDVLNATFIVRSVGNQLEEYVYLRSWQQKFGFLYRDIQLVRTIMYLVMVLVIGVASFNIVSTLMMAVKDRAGEIAILRTMGATDGLIKRIFVWQGVFSGVLGSVTGSVIGVFIAFNLTSIIGALETLLDHQFLSGDIYFVDFLPSQVMLNDVVLVSMTAIMLSLLATWYPASRASKLNPASVLSAK
- the lolD gene encoding lipoprotein-releasing ABC transporter ATP-binding protein LolD, producing MSNLLQCHNVCKTYHDGSLDTQVLKGVSFDLKKGELVSIIGTSGSGKSTLLHILGALDDCTEGNVTFLEHNLAALSSNKQAKIRNRHLGFVYQFHHLLADFSALENVAMPLLIGGMKRSEANAAAKALLDKVGLTHRIGHRPSELSGGERQRVAIARALVNKPDLVLADEPTGNLDHATALSIYDLMRQLNQESGTAFLVVTHDSELAAKMDRQLKMQDGLLVQDGSFIDDEAE
- the lolC gene encoding lipoprotein-releasing ABC transporter permease subunit LolC; translation: MTLPISFYIGLRYLRGRSGDRFSRFVSYMSTAGITIGVMSLITVLSVMNGFEAQLKSRILGVLPQAVISQNNDKTEHTADIPGFISQMSDQKAPEPIVRSEAVIQSASQLTAGMMLGILPEENDPIEQHLIAGRLSDLKQGDYHVFLGHSLARSLNVSTGDKVRLMVTSASQYTPFGRIPSQRNFTVAGLFNTGSDVDAQLMVTHLSDAARLLRYSPDTISGWRLFFDDPFVVADLSKQALPQNWHWSDWREQRGELFQAVQMEKNMMGLMLGLIVGVAAFNIISALIMVVMEKQSEVAILKTQGMSDHQVLAIFMVQGASSGVIGALAGGALGVLLAVNLNTILETMGVALFSVGGQLPILINPSQIFIVVVLAVVLSLLATLFPSYRASSVKPAEALRYE
- a CDS encoding PilZ domain-containing protein; the protein is MSDQAFFSVQHKMTANIEPLPAEFVFPSNDVFESEIPTPFIVSSEFSQLDKLNESARIELTNSDFKHVVQLLDTQNSKLNLLLTFMLSQQDDEQFRNTTHSFGASVFSYYSKAKLAVGTKTRVKLFLDHPPAAIYCYGEVSSVEQHDLGWDTTIQYTLLRDADEDILIRAALYQQQKLLRQRSLNRDK